From the genome of Vicia villosa cultivar HV-30 ecotype Madison, WI linkage group LG2, Vvil1.0, whole genome shotgun sequence, one region includes:
- the LOC131648355 gene encoding uncharacterized protein LOC131648355 isoform X1, with the protein MTIMWFLHDLLAGKVGASFLKMSWDMELDRLLGDLNDSSSPRQNILEPWENWRGGDCREALKVPDSWHDVIESSSCSSFGDTTTAASFGEPEVESRMFTDSASLLMFDGGHEPLRQRKKRKTTAHWRRFISPVMSRCKWVELKLNQLKSQEHKYAKELAALDYTQDINKDMKRKKRRRVEENCDLASYMSNHTLFSYYEKADCNVDAGLEDCHEVVTGGESKNSVEFKSNDLWSSVGNYGNDKSWDDAIQKIIALESQLQILKSRHDKVISENQGRFCSVNQSSMLEPSYGYNHPDSFTGNASSGDDRVVLLSKTTNRPQMDDPRDNINVEDFTQYQTLKEGFHELENVGNKLVKQIESFGEIKEILKFHGSESDNYENAVHNGNVRSNLKSCSTLKSKVPRHERKRKKISGSKRSRRSG; encoded by the exons atgaCGATAATGTGGTTTTTGCATGATCTTTTAGCAGGGAAGGTTGGTGCGTCTTTTTTGAAAATGAGTTGGGATATGGAGCTAGATCGTCTATTGGGGGATTTAAATGACTCTTCGTCGCCGAGACAAAATATTCTCGAGCCTTGGGAAAACTGGAGAGGTGGTGATTGCAGAGAAGCTTTGAAAGTGCCAGATTCATGGCATGATGTCATTGAGAGTTCTAGTTGTAGCTCCTTTGGTGATACAACTACTGCTGCTTCCTTCGGTGAACCAGAAGTTGAATCGCGAATGTTTACTGACAGTGCGTCTTTGTTAATGTTTGATGGCGGGCATGAACCACTCCGTCAAAG AAAGAAAAGGAAGACAACAGCTCATTGGAGGAGGTTCATAAGTCCTGTTATGTCGCGCTGTAAGTGGGTTGAGTTGAAACTGAATCAACTTAAGTCTCAAGAACATAAATATGCTAAAGAGCTTGCGGCACTCGATTATACACAAGATATTAATAAAGACATGAAGAGGAAAAAACGaagaagagttgaagagaattgTGATTTAGCATCATACATGTCTAACCATACTTTATTCTCTTACTATG AGAAAGCCGATTGTAATGTTGATGCTGGTTTGGAAGATTGTCATGAAGTTGTCACAG GTGGTGAAAGTAAAAATTCGGTAGAGTTCAAGTCGAATGATTTATGGTCTTCTGTAGGTAATTATGGTAATGATAAATCCTGGGATGATGCCATTCAAAAGATTATAGCTTTAGAGTCTCAACTTCAAATTTTGAAATCTAGACATGACAAGGTGATTAGTGAAAATCAAGGAAGGTTTTGTTCAGTAAACCAATCAAGCATGCTTGAACCATCTTATGGATATAATCATCCTGATTCTTTTACTG GAAATGCATCATCAGGTGATGACAGAGTTGTTCTCCTTTCTAAAACCACTAATCGGCCTCAAATGGACGATCCACGGGACAAT ATCAATGTTGAAGATTTTACACAGTATCAGACACTTAAGGAAGGTTTTCATGAATTAGAAAATGTTGGAAATAAActtgtaaagcaaatcgaatcatttGGAGAGATTAAAGAGATTTTGAAGTTTCATGGTTCGGAGTCCGACAACTATGAAAATGCTGTGCACAATGGCAATGTGCGTTCTAATTTGAAATCATGTTCTACATTAAAATCAAAGGTCCCTAGACAtgaaaggaaaagaaagaagatatCTGGTTCAAAGAGGTCAAGGAGATCCGGTTAA
- the LOC131648355 gene encoding uncharacterized protein LOC131648355 isoform X2, whose protein sequence is MSWDMELDRLLGDLNDSSSPRQNILEPWENWRGGDCREALKVPDSWHDVIESSSCSSFGDTTTAASFGEPEVESRMFTDSASLLMFDGGHEPLRQRKKRKTTAHWRRFISPVMSRCKWVELKLNQLKSQEHKYAKELAALDYTQDINKDMKRKKRRRVEENCDLASYMSNHTLFSYYEKADCNVDAGLEDCHEVVTGGESKNSVEFKSNDLWSSVGNYGNDKSWDDAIQKIIALESQLQILKSRHDKVISENQGRFCSVNQSSMLEPSYGYNHPDSFTGNASSGDDRVVLLSKTTNRPQMDDPRDNINVEDFTQYQTLKEGFHELENVGNKLVKQIESFGEIKEILKFHGSESDNYENAVHNGNVRSNLKSCSTLKSKVPRHERKRKKISGSKRSRRSG, encoded by the exons ATGAGTTGGGATATGGAGCTAGATCGTCTATTGGGGGATTTAAATGACTCTTCGTCGCCGAGACAAAATATTCTCGAGCCTTGGGAAAACTGGAGAGGTGGTGATTGCAGAGAAGCTTTGAAAGTGCCAGATTCATGGCATGATGTCATTGAGAGTTCTAGTTGTAGCTCCTTTGGTGATACAACTACTGCTGCTTCCTTCGGTGAACCAGAAGTTGAATCGCGAATGTTTACTGACAGTGCGTCTTTGTTAATGTTTGATGGCGGGCATGAACCACTCCGTCAAAG AAAGAAAAGGAAGACAACAGCTCATTGGAGGAGGTTCATAAGTCCTGTTATGTCGCGCTGTAAGTGGGTTGAGTTGAAACTGAATCAACTTAAGTCTCAAGAACATAAATATGCTAAAGAGCTTGCGGCACTCGATTATACACAAGATATTAATAAAGACATGAAGAGGAAAAAACGaagaagagttgaagagaattgTGATTTAGCATCATACATGTCTAACCATACTTTATTCTCTTACTATG AGAAAGCCGATTGTAATGTTGATGCTGGTTTGGAAGATTGTCATGAAGTTGTCACAG GTGGTGAAAGTAAAAATTCGGTAGAGTTCAAGTCGAATGATTTATGGTCTTCTGTAGGTAATTATGGTAATGATAAATCCTGGGATGATGCCATTCAAAAGATTATAGCTTTAGAGTCTCAACTTCAAATTTTGAAATCTAGACATGACAAGGTGATTAGTGAAAATCAAGGAAGGTTTTGTTCAGTAAACCAATCAAGCATGCTTGAACCATCTTATGGATATAATCATCCTGATTCTTTTACTG GAAATGCATCATCAGGTGATGACAGAGTTGTTCTCCTTTCTAAAACCACTAATCGGCCTCAAATGGACGATCCACGGGACAAT ATCAATGTTGAAGATTTTACACAGTATCAGACACTTAAGGAAGGTTTTCATGAATTAGAAAATGTTGGAAATAAActtgtaaagcaaatcgaatcatttGGAGAGATTAAAGAGATTTTGAAGTTTCATGGTTCGGAGTCCGACAACTATGAAAATGCTGTGCACAATGGCAATGTGCGTTCTAATTTGAAATCATGTTCTACATTAAAATCAAAGGTCCCTAGACAtgaaaggaaaagaaagaagatatCTGGTTCAAAGAGGTCAAGGAGATCCGGTTAA